AATCAACATTATTACCAGTCATTCAGCTTCTTTTTCCAAATGTACAAGATGCAGATACGCTGCTGGgccatttgaaaaacaatataagGAACCCTTCCATCAACCCTATACCCAACAATTcagctgataaaaataaattgaggaaactctattttctggaaaatttgTTAGATGCAGAAATTCAAGAACAAAGTGatgagattaaaaagaaagaaaaaactgccatGCTCATACATTCCAAACCTTTAGGTCCCAAATTGAAGCACcaaatctttcaaaagaaattggAAACTGCCGAACCACAGGAAAACAGCCTAGCAAAGACTGAGAGTGTAGGGGAAAGGCTGCTGAGAGGGAACAGCATCCTCAAGGACCCAAGGGGCATAAAGAAAAGGCACTTCAAAGCAGTGGGAGATGAGAGCGTCAGGAGGAAACAGAATGCCCAGCCATTTGTGGAGAACACTGCCAGAGAAAGAAGTCTCACGAGCCCATCCCCAGCAGAGCTGGAACAGCTTCACATGGTGCAGAGGCCCCAGGAGTTAGTGGGAAACTCCTTCACCACAGAGCCTGCATTCATAAAGGAAGATAAGGCAGCAGCCTCTTCTTTCCTGAAACAGTATTCAAGGGGCAGGCTTTCTGGCTCCATCCCTCCAAACTCCCCATCTcaggttaaaaagaaatcaaaagacttACCCTCCACTATTGCTGTTTTAGAAGATGCATATGCTAGAGTTATAAATCTGAAGACTTCTCAACTAATCTCACATTCCGGGAAAAAATACATCTTCCATAAAATTCAGTCTGGTCTGGTCCAGAGAAGACCCAAAGCCGAATTGCGTGGAAAGTTCACAGAGAAAGGTTCTCCCAGTAGAATGATGCTTGTGAGGCGTCCTTTCTCAGCAGTGAGAAGCCTCATAAATTCCCCTCCAAGAGAGGCTTTTTCATCTTCAGGAGAACTGACTTCTCAAGAAAATccttttccagaattattttctcttgcaGACCCTTCTACAGAGAAGCCTACTCCAGAAAGCAATACTGCACaaaatgtctttgaagaaatTACAAACTCTATTCTGCCAGGAGGAACCGGCCCTGGAATCACTGCCCATAAGAGTGTCCCCACGGCACATTCTGCTGTTGCTGCAGACAACTTTATCCCAACTGTTCAACACACCAACGAAGCACAGTGGGAGGACCACAGCGTGGGCACTGAATTATCCTCTAAGCCCCCAGGCTCCACGTTCCCAGCACTCACATCCCCGGGTGATCAATTTGAAGCTCAGCTAAACCAGCAGCTATCATCCCTCATCCCCAACAATAATGTGAGAGGGCTCATTTCTCATGTTACCCGGACTTTGAAAATGGACTGCTCGGAGACCCACGTGCAGCTGGCCTGTGCCAAGCTCATCTCCAGCACAGGCCTCCTGATGAAGCTCCTCAGTGAGCAGCAACAAGTAAAGGCATCGAAGGCAGAATGGGATACGGACCCGTGGAAAACCGAGAACTATATCAGTGAGAGCGCAGGAGCCCAGGGTGAACAGAAGGAGCAGGAGCCCAGTGAGGTGAGGATGAGCCCTGAAACACGGGAGCTGCACGTGTACTCAGTGTAGGACGTGCCATTAAAGTGCCCAAGCAGGAATCCCAGGGGCTCCTAGTCTGTATCTTGTTTCAGCCATGAACCTGGCTAAGACAGTGATCTCCCCCTTGGCTCATGTAGAGAATGTGCCACTACTCCTAGGGTAGACGAGAAGAGGACATAACACACAGATAAATAAATGGTAGAAGAAAA
The DNA window shown above is from Hippopotamus amphibius kiboko isolate mHipAmp2 chromosome 17, mHipAmp2.hap2, whole genome shotgun sequence and carries:
- the LOC130840848 gene encoding leucine-rich repeat-containing protein 37A-like; protein product: MQFLHKLILNRNPLTTVEDSYLFKLPALKYLDMGRTHVSLTTVESILMMNLELEKLILPSHMACCLCQFKNTVEVVCKTVKLRCDGECLTNAAPCDEEASLGNAEGSFMKVLQARKKNNSTELTIEPERASSDQSAVSLSTFMNEQLDSNAESDVIGALNYILPYFSEGNLRDVESTLLPVIQLLFPNVQDADTLLGHLKNNIRNPSINPIPNNSADKNKLRKLYFLENLLDAEIQEQSDEIKKKEKTAMLIHSKPLGPKLKHQIFQKKLETAEPQENSLAKTESVGERLLRGNSILKDPRGIKKRHFKAVGDESVRRKQNAQPFVENTARERSLTSPSPAELEQLHMVQRPQELVGNSFTTEPAFIKEDKAAASSFLKQYSRGRLSGSIPPNSPSQVKKKSKDLPSTIAVLEDAYARVINLKTSQLISHSGKKYIFHKIQSGLVQRRPKAELRGKFTEKGSPSRMMLVRRPFSAVRSLINSPPREAFSSSGELTSQENPFPELFSLADPSTEKPTPESNTAQNVFEEITNSILPGGTGPGITAHKSVPTAHSAVAADNFIPTVQHTNEAQWEDHSVGTELSSKPPGSTFPALTSPGDQFEAQLNQQLSSLIPNNNVRGLISHVTRTLKMDCSETHVQLACAKLISSTGLLMKLLSEQQQVKASKAEWDTDPWKTENYISESAGAQGEQKEQEPSELTKEVPGYNYNKKLILAICVTGAVMTFIIIFCLIQIHAHRAAAAAAAQGEEETGQLPKGHKRGFFPFLLRKRSSREGESQEGFHWRRRPLWLRDTYRPLNATRKKNMAQKLHDQESSDEDEIFQKDAGEGSRTPAEDV